A DNA window from Niabella yanshanensis contains the following coding sequences:
- a CDS encoding arginine deiminase family protein gives MQEQKINVSSETGTLKRLLVHSPDSGLGKVVPSKAQDWLFEDIVHLDTIRRKEYDYYTKLLLYFLDPEKIKGRLAEIDDKKNDFNFFKPSSSHFYQSTHVIEIEWLLAQILEDRDIRSKLVASVCAIENCSYKVQDELMNLEAHDLANVFITGTYKNTEMLFPPVPNFIFTRDIGIVINNHILLNKPAKQARTREALLMRYIFFNHSLFKSYRDNIIELPESPQQFLLPADSEDKLVTLEGGDIMVVSPEHVLIGVSERTSMEAAHIAIKTLFEKNVVKKISVVKIPKKRDYMHIDTIFTQVKKNMWVMLGKFSRKHVKKEDADDIQKALDTRKKDESISIIQFKKKDIGNPVYFETLEDLLIDISKNDLQCEDKVKFIYSGNNEFPFDVREQWTDSCNLLALKEGVVVGYDRNDKTLQAFVKAGFKTIRVKDLLQQFESDAITPKDIKNTFIVMPSAELSRARGGFHCMSMPLLREEV, from the coding sequence ATGCAGGAACAAAAAATAAATGTCAGCTCTGAAACAGGCACATTAAAAAGACTTTTAGTACACAGTCCGGATAGTGGATTAGGCAAGGTTGTCCCGTCCAAAGCGCAGGACTGGCTTTTTGAGGATATAGTACACCTGGACACGATCAGGCGCAAAGAGTACGACTACTACACCAAGCTATTACTTTACTTTCTCGATCCCGAAAAAATAAAAGGCAGGCTGGCTGAAATAGATGATAAAAAGAATGACTTCAATTTTTTCAAGCCATCCAGCAGCCATTTTTACCAATCGACCCATGTAATAGAAATCGAGTGGCTATTGGCGCAAATACTTGAAGACCGCGACATCCGTTCGAAACTGGTTGCTTCAGTTTGTGCCATCGAAAACTGTTCTTATAAAGTACAGGATGAATTAATGAATTTAGAGGCGCATGACCTGGCCAATGTTTTTATTACCGGCACCTATAAGAATACCGAGATGTTGTTCCCGCCGGTTCCCAATTTTATTTTTACGCGGGATATAGGGATTGTCATCAACAACCATATCCTTTTAAATAAACCGGCCAAGCAGGCCCGTACCAGGGAAGCATTGCTGATGAGATACATATTTTTCAACCATTCGCTCTTTAAAAGTTACCGGGACAATATTATTGAATTACCCGAAAGCCCTCAGCAATTCTTACTTCCGGCAGATTCGGAAGATAAGCTGGTAACCCTGGAGGGCGGCGATATAATGGTAGTAAGCCCCGAACATGTATTGATAGGCGTTAGTGAACGAACATCCATGGAGGCCGCCCATATTGCTATTAAAACATTATTTGAAAAGAATGTTGTAAAGAAAATATCTGTTGTAAAGATTCCTAAAAAAAGGGACTACATGCACATAGATACCATTTTTACACAGGTGAAAAAAAATATGTGGGTAATGCTGGGAAAATTCTCAAGGAAACATGTAAAGAAAGAAGATGCAGATGATATACAGAAAGCGCTGGATACAAGAAAGAAAGACGAGAGCATTAGCATCATTCAGTTTAAAAAGAAAGACATTGGCAATCCTGTTTACTTCGAAACACTTGAGGATCTTTTGATCGACATTAGCAAGAATGATTTACAGTGTGAGGATAAAGTAAAATTCATATACTCAGGCAATAACGAATTTCCTTTCGATGTACGTGAGCAATGGACAGATAGCTGCAATTTACTGGCGCTGAAAGAAGGTGTCGTAGTAGGTTATGACCGCAACGACAAAACGCTCCAGGCTTTTGTCAAGGCCGGTTTTAAAACTATTCGGGTGAAAGACCTGTTGCAGCAATTTGAATCAGACGCAATAACTCCCAAAGACATTAAAAATACTTTTATTGTTATGCCATCTGCAGAGTTGTCGCGGGCCCGTGGAGGCTTCCATTGTATGAGTATGCCCTTACTGAGAGAAGAAGTATAA
- the ctlX gene encoding citrulline utilization hydrolase CtlX produces the protein MTTSTLLMIRPAAFAFNPQTAVNNSFQKITEQLDVHEKALLEFDNFVHILSVYGIKVTVIQDTLEPHTPDSVFPNNWISFHEDGTVVLYPMFANNRKLERNKNVVEKLKETFFIRSTIDLTTYEQQNAYLEGTGSMVLDRDHEVAYACLSPRTNASVLYDFCDSIGYSPVLFNAVDENEKEIYHTNVMMCMADTYVVICLESIKDQLQQRMLADKFKETGKEVIEIDLQQMNHFAGNMLQVENIAGNQFLIMSTQAYNSLTAEQITVLESFNPIIHSSLNTIEQNGGGSARCMMAEIFLPLQSDHS, from the coding sequence ATGACCACTTCCACATTGTTAATGATTCGTCCTGCCGCATTTGCTTTTAATCCGCAAACGGCAGTTAATAATAGTTTTCAAAAAATAACGGAACAACTTGATGTGCATGAAAAAGCCCTGCTTGAATTCGACAACTTTGTGCATATACTAAGCGTTTATGGCATCAAGGTTACTGTCATACAGGATACGTTGGAACCACACACACCGGATTCTGTATTTCCCAATAACTGGATTTCTTTTCATGAAGATGGAACTGTAGTACTTTACCCAATGTTTGCCAACAACCGCAAACTAGAGCGTAATAAAAATGTGGTAGAGAAACTGAAGGAAACATTCTTTATTCGGTCCACTATCGATTTAACAACGTATGAACAGCAAAATGCCTACCTGGAAGGCACGGGCAGTATGGTATTAGACAGAGATCATGAAGTAGCGTATGCCTGCCTTTCTCCCAGAACCAATGCTTCTGTCTTATATGACTTTTGCGACTCCATAGGTTACAGCCCCGTATTATTTAATGCGGTAGATGAAAATGAAAAGGAAATTTATCATACCAATGTGATGATGTGCATGGCTGACACTTATGTTGTTATTTGCCTGGAGAGTATCAAAGATCAATTACAACAGCGAATGCTGGCTGATAAGTTTAAAGAAACCGGCAAGGAAGTCATTGAGATCGACCTGCAACAAATGAATCATTTTGCAGGTAATATGCTGCAGGTAGAAAATATCGCCGGCAACCAGTTTCTTATCATGTCTACGCAAGCCTACAATAGCTTAACAGCAGAACAAATTACTGTTTTGGAATCATTTAATCCTATTATTCATTCGTCGCTTAATACCATTGAACAAAATGGCGGAGGAAGCGCCCGATGTATGATGGCTGAGATATTCCTGCCACTTCAATCCGATCATTCTTAA
- a CDS encoding DUF1684 domain-containing protein, translated as MRFLFIFLLINFNVKAQQSYKDSIQAFVDDYKSNHGVVKNRDRQYLQFFPIDEKARIKAHFEPVKNAEWFNLPTSSGRTKMYRQYGKLSFLYEGSMQVLYVYQSQSLLQDPKHMNDLFLPFTDLTTGKESYETGRYIDLTVSDIKGSQITVDFNKSYNPYCAYVSGIYSCPIPPKENRLRVAIRAGEKKYLKEH; from the coding sequence ATGCGCTTTCTTTTTATTTTTTTATTGATCAACTTTAATGTTAAAGCGCAGCAGTCTTATAAAGATAGCATCCAGGCATTTGTTGATGACTATAAGTCGAATCACGGCGTGGTAAAAAACCGGGACAGGCAATACCTGCAGTTTTTCCCGATAGATGAAAAAGCCCGAATAAAAGCTCATTTTGAACCAGTGAAAAACGCGGAATGGTTTAACCTGCCTACGTCCAGTGGTAGGACTAAAATGTACAGGCAATACGGAAAGCTTAGTTTTCTTTACGAGGGCTCGATGCAGGTTTTATATGTTTATCAATCACAGTCGTTACTACAGGATCCCAAACATATGAATGATCTTTTTTTACCCTTCACCGATCTTACTACGGGGAAAGAGTCTTACGAAACGGGAAGATATATTGACCTCACTGTTTCCGATATAAAAGGCAGCCAGATAACAGTTGACTTTAACAAGTCTTACAACCCATATTGCGCCTATGTTTCGGGCATTTATAGCTGTCCTATCCCACCCAAAGAAAACAGGCTTAGGGTAGCTATCAGGGCAGGAGAGAAAAAATATTTGAAGGAACATTAG
- a CDS encoding SDR family oxidoreductase, producing the protein MKVFVTGANGFVGSYIVAQLLADGHEVFASSRTGDLSSFNTNKNYRFIQVDFSDPFSLHDAFEFVQPDIVVHSGAMSRPDDCEIKQSDAFDTNVFGTVQLLLNAEAYKSFFIFLSTDFIFDGEKGMYKEEDKPAPVSYYGKTKMDAEEAVMEYRHGWAIVRTSFVYGKPLYGRGNFITMIADKIRTKQPFNVVNDQLRTPTYVSDLANGIAAIVKQRTGGVFNIAGKNILTPFEMAQRVAESLGISDHLIRPVTKDELKELAQRPLKGGLDINKAISDLKYEPVSFDEGLRATLR; encoded by the coding sequence ATGAAAGTATTTGTAACCGGAGCCAATGGCTTTGTTGGTAGTTATATAGTGGCCCAGTTGTTGGCCGATGGGCATGAAGTATTTGCTTCTTCCCGCACAGGGGACCTGTCGTCATTCAACACAAATAAAAACTATCGCTTTATCCAGGTTGATTTTTCTGATCCCTTTTCTCTGCATGATGCCTTTGAGTTTGTACAGCCTGATATAGTGGTGCATAGCGGTGCTATGAGCAGGCCTGATGATTGCGAAATAAAGCAATCGGATGCTTTTGATACCAATGTGTTTGGAACGGTGCAGCTACTATTAAATGCTGAAGCTTATAAGTCCTTCTTTATCTTCCTCTCAACTGATTTTATTTTTGACGGCGAAAAAGGAATGTATAAAGAAGAGGACAAACCCGCGCCGGTAAGCTATTATGGCAAAACCAAGATGGATGCTGAAGAAGCTGTAATGGAGTACCGGCATGGCTGGGCTATAGTACGTACCTCTTTCGTGTATGGTAAACCCTTATACGGCCGGGGCAATTTTATTACGATGATTGCTGATAAGATCAGAACAAAGCAACCCTTTAATGTGGTGAACGATCAGTTGAGAACACCCACGTATGTAAGCGATCTTGCTAATGGCATTGCGGCTATTGTAAAACAAAGGACGGGAGGTGTATTTAATATTGCAGGCAAAAATATATTAACCCCCTTCGAGATGGCTCAGCGTGTTGCTGAGTCTTTAGGTATTTCCGATCACCTGATAAGGCCGGTTACAAAGGATGAGCTTAAAGAGCTGGCGCAGCGGCCTCTAAAAGGCGGATTAGATATTAATAAAGCTATCAGCGACCTGAAATACGAGCCGGTAAGTTTTGACGAAGGATTAAGGGCGACTTTGCGTTAG
- a CDS encoding sigma-70 family RNA polymerase sigma factor — protein sequence MRQLKIATQITNRDSQAVEKYLQEISKISMITPEEETTLAQKIKMGDQRALDKLVQANLRFVVSVAKQYQHQGLSLSDLINEGNLGLIKAAQRFDETKGFKFISYAVWWIRQSILQALAEQGRLVRLPQNKIGTYNKANKAYMAFEQEHEREPSTEELSELLEMSETEINNIFQSNTRHTSLDAPVHEAEDVAMGDLLEGGSDTDDDVMKDSLRNEIRRVLKSLSPREAEIVNAYFGLDGENGVTIEQIGQKYDLTKERIRQIKERAIKRLQKARYSSALKSYLG from the coding sequence ATGCGTCAGCTCAAAATTGCTACTCAGATTACCAACAGGGATTCACAGGCGGTTGAAAAATACCTGCAGGAGATCTCTAAAATTTCTATGATCACACCAGAGGAAGAGACTACTCTTGCTCAAAAAATAAAAATGGGCGACCAGCGCGCTTTAGATAAGCTCGTTCAGGCCAACCTCCGTTTCGTAGTTTCGGTTGCGAAACAGTACCAGCACCAGGGTTTATCTCTGAGTGATCTGATCAACGAAGGCAACTTAGGTTTGATCAAAGCTGCCCAGCGTTTCGATGAAACAAAAGGTTTTAAGTTCATTTCTTATGCCGTATGGTGGATTCGCCAAAGTATCTTACAGGCTTTGGCTGAACAAGGACGTTTAGTTCGTTTACCTCAAAATAAAATCGGTACTTATAATAAAGCCAATAAAGCTTATATGGCTTTTGAACAGGAGCATGAAAGGGAGCCTTCTACCGAAGAGCTTTCAGAATTGCTGGAGATGAGTGAAACAGAGATCAATAATATTTTCCAGAGCAATACCCGTCATACCTCTCTTGATGCACCCGTGCATGAGGCAGAAGATGTGGCTATGGGAGATCTGCTTGAGGGCGGGTCGGATACAGATGATGATGTAATGAAAGATTCTTTACGTAATGAGATCCGTCGCGTATTGAAATCACTTTCTCCCCGTGAAGCTGAAATAGTAAATGCTTATTTCGGTTTAGATGGTGAGAATGGCGTTACTATTGAACAAATTGGTCAGAAATATGATTTGACTAAAGAACGTATCCGCCAGATCAAGGAGCGTGCGATTAAGCGCCTGCAAAAAGCAAGGTATAGCAGTGCTTTGAAGTCTTACCTGGGCTAA
- a CDS encoding prolipoprotein diacylglyceryl transferase: MYPNLYYVFRDWFGVEWKFLHFVNSFGFFVAIGFIVCSVVLAKELRRKSKEGIFQPTEETITVGHPASISELATNFLLGFLLGYKILGLAFLKNSLTVNPQDYIFSSQGNWLAGLALGAVFAAMKWREKNKQKLAKPETRTIRVWPHDRVGEITMIALIFGLVGAKIFDTFENWDSFIKDPSSIFSASGLTFYGGLILAGIALWWFTRKHKIPFIHFVDVMGPVMMLAYGLGRIGCQVSGDGDWGIYNAAFKTTPNGGILPAAQGDFEAAVNANAEFFARHDTHHTFFSKPGFLSFLPDWFFAYDFPHNVNETGVRLANCADLQYCNHLPVPVFPTSLYEIIMCLILFGILWMLRKKIKVPGLLFGIYLVFNGLERFMIERIRVNVKMHFLGIEMTQAQLISFAIILGGIAMIIFARTNYKKSQPTTV; this comes from the coding sequence ATGTATCCTAATTTATATTATGTTTTCCGGGACTGGTTTGGTGTAGAATGGAAGTTTTTACATTTTGTAAATTCTTTTGGTTTTTTTGTAGCAATAGGTTTTATCGTATGCTCTGTTGTGCTCGCTAAAGAACTAAGGCGAAAAAGTAAAGAAGGCATTTTTCAGCCAACTGAAGAAACGATTACAGTAGGGCATCCTGCATCAATAAGTGAGCTGGCCACTAATTTTTTATTAGGTTTTTTATTGGGATATAAGATTTTAGGACTGGCATTTTTAAAGAATTCATTAACTGTAAATCCCCAGGATTATATTTTTTCATCGCAGGGTAACTGGCTGGCCGGACTCGCGTTAGGGGCTGTTTTTGCTGCGATGAAGTGGCGCGAGAAAAACAAGCAAAAATTAGCTAAACCGGAAACAAGAACGATTCGTGTGTGGCCTCATGACAGGGTGGGAGAAATTACCATGATCGCCCTGATATTCGGACTGGTAGGTGCTAAAATATTTGATACGTTCGAAAACTGGGATTCTTTTATAAAGGATCCTTCTTCTATATTTTCTGCATCGGGACTGACTTTTTACGGCGGACTTATTTTGGCGGGTATCGCTTTGTGGTGGTTCACCCGCAAGCATAAAATTCCTTTTATCCATTTTGTGGATGTGATGGGGCCGGTAATGATGCTGGCCTATGGCCTGGGCAGAATAGGCTGCCAGGTTTCGGGAGACGGAGACTGGGGTATTTACAATGCAGCCTTTAAAACAACACCCAACGGCGGCATTTTGCCTGCCGCGCAGGGTGACTTTGAAGCAGCTGTCAACGCGAATGCCGAATTCTTTGCCCGCCATGACACCCATCACACGTTCTTTTCAAAACCAGGCTTCCTGAGCTTTCTTCCCGACTGGTTTTTTGCTTATGACTTCCCTCATAATGTTAACGAAACCGGTGTTAGACTGGCTAATTGCGCTGATCTTCAGTATTGTAATCATTTGCCGGTTCCTGTGTTTCCTACTTCCTTGTATGAAATTATCATGTGTCTTATTTTATTCGGCATATTGTGGATGCTTCGCAAGAAAATTAAAGTACCGGGACTATTATTTGGCATTTACCTCGTATTTAACGGGCTGGAGCGCTTTATGATTGAGCGTATTCGTGTGAATGTAAAAATGCATTTCCTTGGAATTGAAATGACTCAGGCTCAATTAATATCCTTTGCGATTATATTGGGCGGTATTGCCATGATTATTTTCGCCCGAACAAATTATAAAAAGAGCCAACCAACCACTGTTTAA
- a CDS encoding BrxA/BrxB family bacilliredoxin — protein MYPAEIVVPMKEELTDNGFVELQTPEEVNASLAEGGTNLLVINSVCGCSAGTARPGVLMAVANAEKKPDHLTTSFAGFDLDAVKQVREHLLPYPPSSPSIALFKDGKLVHFIERHMIEGRSAQMIAQNLLAAFDEYCS, from the coding sequence ATGTATCCTGCAGAAATAGTAGTTCCTATGAAAGAGGAATTAACAGATAATGGGTTTGTGGAGTTGCAAACTCCCGAAGAAGTAAATGCGAGTCTCGCCGAAGGTGGTACTAATCTCTTAGTGATCAACTCTGTATGTGGTTGTTCGGCAGGTACCGCAAGACCTGGTGTATTAATGGCGGTAGCCAATGCAGAGAAAAAACCTGACCATTTAACTACAAGCTTTGCAGGTTTCGACCTCGACGCGGTGAAACAAGTGCGTGAGCATTTGTTGCCTTATCCTCCATCGTCTCCATCTATTGCATTGTTCAAGGATGGTAAACTGGTACATTTTATCGAAAGGCATATGATTGAAGGTCGATCGGCGCAAATGATCGCTCAGAATTTGCTTGCAGCTTTCGACGAATATTGCAGTTAA
- the aqpZ gene encoding aquaporin Z encodes MKISGSSKFIAEIIGTMVLVLMGCGSAVIAGADGTTGVGLLGISFAFGLSVVAMAYAIGHISGCHINPAISIAMVIAGRMKASEAASYIAAQIIGALLGAGLLYLIASGKAEYAGGLGQNGYGDFSPQKYNLTSGFVAEVIFTFIFLLVILGSTSSKNINGGFAGLSIGLSLVLIHIVGIPITGVSVNPARSIGPAVFVGGGALEQVWLFIAAPVAGAILAALVWNTLIEKREKS; translated from the coding sequence ATGAAAATTTCTGGCAGTTCTAAGTTTATCGCTGAGATAATCGGCACTATGGTGCTCGTATTAATGGGATGTGGCAGTGCAGTAATTGCCGGCGCCGATGGCACAACCGGCGTTGGCTTACTAGGTATTTCTTTTGCTTTCGGATTAAGTGTGGTAGCTATGGCATATGCTATAGGGCATATTTCGGGGTGCCATATTAATCCTGCTATTTCCATTGCAATGGTTATAGCAGGGCGTATGAAAGCATCCGAAGCAGCTTCTTACATCGCGGCTCAGATTATAGGAGCGCTTTTGGGAGCTGGCCTGCTTTATCTGATTGCAAGCGGTAAGGCAGAGTACGCTGGTGGCCTAGGACAAAACGGGTATGGAGATTTCTCTCCTCAAAAGTATAACCTCACCAGCGGTTTTGTAGCAGAGGTAATTTTTACTTTCATTTTCCTGTTAGTGATTTTAGGATCAACTTCCAGTAAAAATATTAACGGCGGGTTTGCGGGGCTAAGTATCGGACTAAGCCTGGTGTTGATCCATATTGTGGGTATCCCCATCACAGGAGTATCTGTAAACCCGGCGCGTAGCATTGGTCCGGCAGTTTTTGTAGGTGGAGGCGCCCTCGAACAAGTATGGCTGTTTATAGCAGCTCCTGTAGCCGGAGCAATACTGGCAGCTCTTGTATGGAATACACTGATAGAAAAGCGCGAAAAATCATGA
- a CDS encoding Hsp20/alpha crystallin family protein gives MTNVKFNGVPFERTFTSLVDDFFTEIPGLLKTEVAKPNIKGHAPVNITEHENEYQIEVIAPGYDKSDFKIKVENNILTISAEKNAEEQKENGKSIRKEFQLRSFKRTFTIDNKIDSEKINARFVNGILIVTLQRKEEAKAASKDIEVQ, from the coding sequence ATGACAAACGTAAAATTCAACGGTGTTCCTTTTGAAAGAACTTTTACCAGCTTAGTAGATGACTTCTTTACAGAAATTCCGGGTTTATTAAAAACCGAGGTTGCAAAGCCTAACATTAAAGGACATGCGCCTGTAAATATTACTGAGCACGAAAACGAATACCAGATTGAGGTAATAGCTCCTGGATATGATAAAAGCGACTTTAAAATTAAGGTGGAGAATAATATTTTGACCATTTCTGCAGAAAAGAACGCGGAAGAGCAAAAAGAGAATGGTAAATCCATCCGCAAAGAATTTCAGTTACGTTCTTTCAAAAGAACTTTCACTATTGATAATAAAATAGATAGTGAAAAGATTAACGCGCGTTTTGTTAATGGAATCTTAATAGTAACATTACAGCGCAAGGAAGAAGCTAAAGCAGCGTCAAAAGATATAGAAGTACAATAA